GTCGTTTGCCATTGTTAACGGGCGAACAAAAACAACGGATGCTGTCTGGCACGGCAAAAGAGTGGTTAGGGCTATGAAATTAAATCTCGAAATTGCAGGCGAAAGCTTCACCGCGAATCTGAATAATCCATTAGATATTACTATCCCCGTGAAATTCGATGGGGCAGGGCTAACCGCTTTCGGCGCGCCCGCAGCCAGCGGTGTGGCTTATGCTGCAGGTGATTATATTGGTGATGTGCGGGCGGGCGGAAGTTGTAACTGTGAGGTGCTCACCTTCGCGCCGCATTTGCATGGCACCCATACGGAATGTGTCGGTCATATTTCCAATGCGCGAATATCAGTCGCAGATGTCTTTAAAGGCGGCTTGGTGCCGGCGAGTTTGGTGACGATTGCTCCCGTTTCTCCCAACGATACAGATGAAACTTACAGTGTAGAGCTTGCGGCCGATGATAGGTTAATTACTGCGGAGAGCTTGAAAGAAACCCTCATTGCTGACGCTCCTCGCAATGACGGTTTCTTAAAAGCATTAATCATTCGTACCACCCCCAACGCACTCGCCAAACAAAGCGGCGATTATGCTTGCGATATGCCGCCCTTCTTCACGCTCGAAGCAATGGGTCTCATTGTTGAACTCGGCGTGCAGCATGTCTTGATTGATACACCTTCGGTTGACCGACTGGATGATGACGGAAAACTCACCAATCACCATATCTATTGGGGTATCCCAGAAGGCAGCCACGCGGTAGATGCCGCTAATCCTTCACCCAAAACTATCACCGAACTTATCTATGTGGTGGATGCGATTAAAGACGGAAACTATTTGCTCGATTTGCAAGTCGCAGCCTTTATGATGGACGCGGCACCCAGCCACCCAATTCTCTATGAGGTAACTAAAAATGACTGACTATCGCACCGATAAAGCCTTTGCCGTTGAGCTGGATGCACAGGATCCACTCAAAAACTATCGTGATGAATTCTATATTGCGCAGGCGCATGGCAAGGAGTCGATTTACTTTTGCGGCAACTCGCTCGGCCTGCAACCCAAGCGTACTGAAAGTGCCATTATGCAAGAGCTGAAAGATTGGCAGAAGCTCGGCGTAGAAGGGCACATGCATGCGAAAAATCCATGGCTGCCCTACCATGAGTTTTTGGCGGAAAGCTATGCTAAGATCGTCGGGGCAAAGCCATCCGAAGTAGTGGCGATGAACACGCTCAGTGTGAACCTGCATTTGATGATGGTGTCATTTTATCGCCCCACGGCGCAGCGTCATAAAATTGTGATTGAAAATAACGCCTTCCCGTCCGATCAATATGCCGTACAATCTCAAATTAGCTTCCATGGTTTTGATCCAGAAACTTCGTTAATTGAAATGCAGCCACGAGATGGCCAAACAACCTTACAGACGCAAGATATTCTGGATTTAATAGAACGTGAAGGCGACAGTATCGCGCTCATTATGGTGGGTGGCGTAAATTATTATACAGGCCAACTTTTCGATATGGCGGCGATTACCAAAGCCGGTCATGCAAAAGGTGCT
The window above is part of the Rickettsiales bacterium genome. Proteins encoded here:
- a CDS encoding cyclase family protein, encoding MKLNLEIAGESFTANLNNPLDITIPVKFDGAGLTAFGAPAASGVAYAAGDYIGDVRAGGSCNCEVLTFAPHLHGTHTECVGHISNARISVADVFKGGLVPASLVTIAPVSPNDTDETYSVELAADDRLITAESLKETLIADAPRNDGFLKALIIRTTPNALAKQSGDYACDMPPFFTLEAMGLIVELGVQHVLIDTPSVDRLDDDGKLTNHHIYWGIPEGSHAVDAANPSPKTITELIYVVDAIKDGNYLLDLQVAAFMMDAAPSHPILYEVTKND
- the kynU gene encoding kynureninase, with translation MTDYRTDKAFAVELDAQDPLKNYRDEFYIAQAHGKESIYFCGNSLGLQPKRTESAIMQELKDWQKLGVEGHMHAKNPWLPYHEFLAESYAKIVGAKPSEVVAMNTLSVNLHLMMVSFYRPTAQRHKIVIENNAFPSDQYAVQSQISFHGFDPETSLIEMQPRDGQTTLQTQDILDLIEREGDSIALIMVGGVNYYTGQLFDMAAITKAGHAKGAQVGFDLAHAAGNVPLKLHEWGVDFACWCSYKYLNSGPGSVSGCFVHERHAQADLPRFNGWWGHDKETRFKMGPNFKAIGGAESWQLSNPPILSLAAVKASLEIFDEVGMDKLRKKSLKITGYMEFLLDSLKCDAFDILTPRDTNQRGAQLSIVVNENGKKVFEALEAAGVICDWREPNCIRVAPMPLYNSYADVYRFVEIFAQELNIKVAA